A window from Phaeocystidibacter marisrubri encodes these proteins:
- a CDS encoding PD-(D/E)XK nuclease family protein, protein MKIPQFTNTQDIDSILSDLLERIPEKEKRPSTIFDIAGITSDEVKNSKILQYYLDPNADHELGDTFIQAMCDCFISAYPEKSKNRNKVVSIIEDIKSNTAEHETISVVTEVPVEKKFVDIYVTNTLYEGANQDESNNELLWSMVIENKIYADLYNPIETYWSVDDCDTKILPILSIYPLREELLESYREKSVLVSNITHETLIKNVLSRITAKYDSIPTRQLFLLQEYYSNIVNLTKRAAMKFKEERFQLFQKRIEDVNEMRHHIYHNDRYVVDSVTNAFNALGYKSKPKARSVVERWFIFSKKNELLTPLTNWSEEDLKKLRFYVNMNPIKHTNTFKAEFELFTKKGVEAHFESIRKKVLALEWPDFIEVVNENPKTDYAHILRINFKLSDLENTDDINLEERVKLILEMFFKSLK, encoded by the coding sequence ATGAAAATACCTCAGTTTACGAATACACAAGATATTGATAGTATTCTCTCTGATCTATTGGAAAGGATTCCTGAAAAGGAGAAACGTCCTAGCACAATATTCGACATTGCAGGCATTACTTCCGATGAGGTTAAAAACAGTAAGATCCTCCAATATTATCTCGATCCGAATGCCGACCACGAACTTGGCGACACCTTCATTCAAGCCATGTGTGATTGCTTTATCTCTGCCTATCCAGAGAAATCAAAAAATCGAAATAAGGTCGTCTCTATCATTGAGGACATTAAATCGAATACAGCCGAGCACGAAACGATATCTGTGGTTACTGAAGTTCCTGTCGAAAAGAAATTTGTTGACATATATGTGACCAACACTCTCTATGAGGGCGCGAATCAAGATGAATCCAACAATGAACTTTTATGGTCAATGGTGATTGAGAATAAGATCTATGCAGATTTATACAATCCAATTGAGACCTATTGGAGTGTTGATGACTGTGATACCAAAATTCTCCCTATCCTGTCCATTTACCCGTTGCGCGAAGAACTTTTGGAAAGCTATAGAGAGAAGAGCGTTCTCGTGAGCAATATCACACACGAAACATTGATAAAAAATGTATTAAGCCGTATTACTGCTAAATATGATTCTATCCCTACACGTCAATTATTCTTACTCCAAGAATATTATTCAAACATTGTCAATCTAACTAAGCGTGCCGCAATGAAATTCAAAGAGGAACGGTTCCAGCTCTTTCAGAAACGAATAGAAGATGTGAACGAAATGAGACATCACATTTACCACAATGACCGATATGTGGTTGATTCCGTTACAAACGCATTTAATGCTTTAGGGTACAAATCCAAACCCAAGGCAAGAAGCGTTGTAGAAAGGTGGTTCATCTTTTCAAAGAAAAATGAGTTACTTACTCCTCTAACCAACTGGAGTGAAGAGGACCTGAAGAAATTACGGTTCTATGTCAATATGAACCCTATCAAGCACACCAACACCTTTAAGGCAGAGTTTGAATTATTCACAAAAAAGGGTGTAGAAGCTCATTTCGAATCCATTCGAAAGAAAGTATTAGCATTGGAATGGCCCGACTTTATTGAGGTTGTGAACGAAAATCCCAAAACTGACTACGCACACATTCTTAGGATCAACTTTAAACTCTCTGACCTTGAAAATACGGATGACATCAATTTGGAAGAAAGAGTGAAATTAATCTTAGAGATGTTCTTCAAATCTTTAAAATAA